AACTAATTAACAATAAGTGGAAAAGTTGTActccaaaattctaaatttaactGATGTGAGATAACACCAATGCTCTAGCTCTTATGAATTTCATTGTTTTATCACACGTGTATATGAACGGAAGCTAGGTTGGTTAATTACATATGCAACTCTCtagttttttgtatttttcacaTAGAAAACAAATAGATTCCTGAACTTTTTTAAACAAGTAATAACATTTGAATCAAGAAGTAGCTTTTAACTGATTCAGTGTTCCACATTTTTCGATTTTGGAAACTTATTTATTCtgaattcatataatttatggTTCAGATATTTACTACAGATATAAGAGCCGTTCTTCAACAAGAAGCACTAATCCTTCGATAAGGCAAACAATCATGAAACAGCACTAGATACTATAATTTCTCCAAAAATCCATTGTAGTAAGTCAAACTCACAAAGTGAAGATATTTAAAATTCCTGAAGACAGTGGTTCAACTAAAATAGTGGAAGAAGCCACAAATTAACATGAGAGATGATATATAACATTTATCCTACATGACGCTAGAACTACAGATTAAGTAAAAATATCTTCCAATCCTTAAAGCGAAAAAGGGGGCACCCATGGGTAGATAAAAACTAGAAAACAGTGCAACATATAGACAGGAGAAAGACTATCATTCAGCAGTACAATAGCacaatattaataatcttaaGTGTCTTCTAACCTGCATGTATCCAACATTTTCCTCACCGAGACCAATTCCTCCAACCAAAATGGGATGACAGGGATCAAAATACTCTATCATCTCAAAAGGAACATCGTGAACTTCTAGCCTTAGATACATTCCTGTTCGGAATCCCTCAATTTCCAATCGGGTAGTCTCATCAAGATCCTCGAGTTCTGCTATATTAATTTGTTTCTGGAGTTCAATCTCTTCTTTCAACTGGAAGAATGAGAAAGATTTAGAGCTTAAACCTAAAAGTTAGATTATAGATCCATCAATAGAAATGCATAGTTACCTTGTCATAATACCCACTGTCATTCGCTTGACTGTGGTGAAACTTTCCCCCATTTTGTACATCAGTTTCCTCTTCCGGTGATTCGGATCCATCATAAGTAATAAAAGTTAAGGTTGCAAAAGCAAGACAGTTTCCCATATATACATCTTACTTAACAGAAATCAAAACTGAACTTTCATTGAGAGAATAAGAATCATGCAGTCCGGAAAAAGGCACAAGTGCGAGCAACAATCTTGAGCATGGATGAGAAAATACAGACAGCAATAGCAGGAGTGCGTATCACATTCAAACCCCCACCCCCtgccattaatacaatttaccAATATAAACAGGAAGAGATGGATCCAAGCAGGCagaaaataagaatataaatgGCTACATTCAAAGTAGTTTAACTAATAAAAGGATATTGAGCATCAAATTTTGCACGGAGAGCTAGCTTTTTTAACCTCCGCTCCTCAATTGCATCATCTTCCTTTTGGATTCCACCATTACTAGAATCATCTTTCTGATGACTCTGCTTCTCACCAGTTTCTAAATCTTCAAAGTCACCATCCATATCATCTTCTTCAGTTTTAGCTTCTAACATTTGATTTCTGAGGGCACCTTTAGACCAATCACCAGTGACAAAACGATCACGAATACTCTCATATACTTCTTCCTCTTTCCAGTTCTTAAGTTCTGAAAATTTAGTGGATTTTGAACAGTCCTCAGTGTTGATGTTCCCACCATCTAATCCTTCAATCGAATTCTACagtaatacaaaataatattagagttgataaaatataaacaaataaaattatcaacaaGATGGCACACTGAAGCATCCATACATGcaaacttttgaaattataaatcaGTCATGCCTACACGGAGGACACACCTTTGCCCTTTGCCCTTTGGGCTTAAAAAATTCATCTTCATCACTCTCTTCATTCTCACTGTCGTCCTTCACTTCATTAGCAGAAGTGTTTGATGTTGATGCAGATTTCCCATATACAAGCTGCATCAGGTTTATATTCTGTTTTTTAGAGGCCCTTTCCACAAGTGATGCTCTCCACTTTGATATGTTTCCCATGCCATCTTCTAGAAGGACAATGTtaaaattgcaattaaaagCAAAACAAGAACTTGGAGAAAAATATCTAACATGATAATTAACCACTTCTGAAATTAAACCGCTAGAGACACTATCTAGAGACGTCCAATGCTGGGCCCTATCACTCTGACATTTGAAAAGCTAAGTGTGAGCCagaaaaacaatttatatttttttaatcaaaattcaacaattcagTTATTTACAACTAAAACAATTTCAGGCCCAGCAACgcttgaaatataaatttaagctgAAGTCTGGCTTTAGCAGACTAAGATTATGAGCCCAGCACTGAGTGTATGTGCCTACCCTTGGACAGCTATGCTATTATGTAGccaaaattcattatattgCTTTATAAAGCATAATTTCTACAAGCATAGCCTATGGCATAACGTCTATTAGTGGAGAAGTATTACACATGTACAATAGAATATAATATATGAACAGTACCCTCAGACTTCAGATCCTCTTCATCACCATCGGAAAACTCTGAACCTGAACATGACTCGTTATCTTCATTGCTTCTGTCATTTTCACCTTCATCGTTGTCAtcgtcgtcatcatcatcatcttcatcaccTTCATTCTCTTCATCTGTACTCTGCAAGGAAGTTAGTGTAAGAAAAAGGGTTTTCCCAACAATACAACCTCAACAATGCATTGGATAGAAGGAAAGGATATGATTTCATGACTCTTCCACCTACCTGCTGTGGAACAAAACTATAGTTCTTCAAATACAAGCAAAAAGAATAATCACTAAATACCTTGAGATTACTATGATCAACACCGTCTCCAAAGATTGCTTTTCTCCTTTTCCTACCATTGTGAAACTCAAATTGTTCCTTAACTCGACCCAGCCGCTCTGACGCATCTGCATTTCCTTCTTCAAAATTCCTACCTTCACTTTTCAGCATTGCAACTTCTGGAACACCTTCATCTTGATCTGAAGACTCTGAACTATCCAGATCAAACTCactttcatcttcttctccatTAGACTGGTATTGCTTCAAAGGCTCTATATCACGAATTAGCTTTGGTGCTTCATCAGAATCCCTGTTGTGATCTTCAGCTTCCAATGAGCTATTAGGATTCTgactaaaaagggaaattttacTCTTTTCCAACTTCTCATCAATTGGGTTCTTTATAGTCTGAAGTGATTTCACCAGGGCCTCACCAACATCTCGTTTATTTCCTATGACGACAAAAAGGAATGGTTGAGATATTATCTAAAGATACCTTCAACAATAGGGcaaaaattatgagaaaatgGAAGAGATTAAAAACCTTTATTTGTAGTTCCCCCCATTTCATCAACTTTAGAATACTGAACAAAGTGGTCATTAATGTTTATGTAGACGGCATCTTTGTCATACAAGAGATCCCCAAGTCCAGACATGGGGGCATAAAAAAGTTTTTCTTTGTCACGGAGTCCCTTCTTTTTTGCAGCTGATGGTAAAGGGCAAGGATCAGATAGGCCTGTAACGCCAGCCAAGCTAAAGTCTCCAACACCGGCAATATGGATCTGATCACAGATTGTATATGAAACTTAGGTGCAATAAAACTTAAGTCATTTCCCAGATTGGAtaacaataaaaagaattaattgaagaagaaaaagatctGTTATCCATATTGAAAGTGAAATCCTAACAAGTAAAGATGATATTTATAACTTTGTTTCCATGTAGAAAGTCAAGttcaattttattgataaaaacgCAAGTCGTGAACACTGGTACTAAATggaacaaataaatgaaaacaagcATGTAACACCAGCCATACAGAATGCTTGCAAGAACCAAATCCATCCTAAGAGCTTTCACCCCGGTGTACTCAGAACTTTAGCACTATTTAAAGATTGCAAATATCAGATGCCAGTGTTTGGATAATTATTCACCTGAATTAGATTTCACCCtaaaatacaaatcaaattcataaatcaaCATACCAGTTGTGGTGGatatataataaagaaaatactGAATTTCACCCCAATAAGTTGACATGACATGTAACTCACAGAATAGAACAAAGAAATAAGGAACAGAACAACAAATTAGCAAACACTAATTAACATGAGCATAGTAGAAGCACAAGGTCATATCATTAACTAAAGAAATGGGCTTggaaaaaattatccaaaagaaaatatatggaTTGACAGGTTATTATCAAGGTAGAGACATCCCTAGTGAACCAATCTTGGGACTAAACATGATTCACTCTTTTAAACATTAAGATCATCAACTACAGTGAGGATGCTTCCATCCATGGGAAACTTGACACTGATACGATATGAGGCTACCACAACCAAGTTAGCGAGGAGCCAAGGTTATTCTAGCAATATCACAAGCTAAGAAACCATATGAttcttgtaaaagaaaaaaggtaaaGGCTGGAGCACGTGCAACCTCAAGTTCTAGGGCATAATGGCAATGGATGAGGCCATCTTTTATGGCAACTATATAGCCTTACTGAAAAAATATGGCAGAATCTTCACTGGTAAAAtcttttaaatctttaaaaataccCAACAGTTTAACATGCAGCATAGCAATGATTGTTAGAAAGGAATCAAAGGGCATACCTTAGTTCCCTTTTTCAAATTACAACCTCGCAGATAACCGTAAAGCGTAACATTCCTATCACATTTACTGTTCATTTGCATTCTCTCAGGGGGAGTAACATCTTCAAAACGGTCAACCAAGATATACGGATGAGAAGTCCTCCATGATAAAGGAGGGAACTTCATAACAGATATAAATCTTGCAAGATTGTGAACTTCTCGCTTGGGATACCTGTTAGATAAGAGGGAGAAGCAACAATAAATCTCacaatttaacttattaaagTACACTGCCACGGAATTTCACAGTTGAGCGTAGTCAAAATAGAATCTTAGGTGGGATGCTTACTTCCCGTGAATGAGACCagataaataaaacaatttagcTCCATCATATATTTCTGTCCAGAAACGGTGTTTGAGACgctgttttgttttctttagtttctttacGTCCTTAAACTTATCAAGGTGAGTAAGAACTCCCATCACCTTTGGAAAACCATGAACTTGCAATATGTTAAGGAATTCAAATGTTTCctacaaaataccaaaaagcatctaaaacattaaaaactctCACTAAATGGAACTTGACATTCAAAGagaagatttataaaaataataattttcaaagaagCAGATTGCCATCTTCTAAAAGTAAAAGCTATGGAAAGCATAACAAAAATATTCAGTATCTCACCATTTCAAAGCCGTAACTTCCATCAATTAGAAGCAATGCTAGGTCAGCAAACTTTGCAGCATCAATCATACCATTGATATCATTTGGACACTCAACAAACTGCAAGCGCCGTTGCTTGCCTAACAAGTTCAATGAATCCCACATCAGACAACGGAGCCTCAACTCCACTACTTTTCTAAACAAGATAAGTACATATAAACAACTACTAAAATTTAGGGAGACATCAACCTGATACTATGGTTATTGGTCCTCGAACATCAGGTAAATTATGCTTTGTGTAATGCTTTACGAGAGTCTTGATTAAAAGAGACTTTCCAACCTGCAACGAGTAAAACGTTCAACAATAGTTAACCAATATAATCATGGAAAAAGACTTCTAGATGTTACCACATAGAGTTAATTGTACACACCCAGACAGACAGATAGACAAATTACTAAGTCGGTAAAAATCTGAAACTAAGCATCAAATGGCATTTGGAACAAACAATTTCCAAGGTTTTCTAGGCTGCAGTTCTATCTTCAAGATTTCTCTACTCGATAACGTCAAACATAAATAATTCCGAAGTCAGCACTTTAAAATCTACATTAGTCTGTTATTTCTTGCAAATTACATCAATATTGATACGAAATTCTTCCCTCCCCCTCTTTTCTCTATTCAAAGGTTTCTTCACCCTTTCTTTATAACACATATTACAAGGCAAACATATGCTATCCTTAACATCAAAGCTCCTCACAGAACTATGAAATAGTGAAATCTCAAATGAGGAAATTAGGACAtcctcaaattaaaatttcaatccaatATTAGGCTAAACAGCACCGTTTCTCCTTCAGCAACAGCTCtcaataaagtatatatatttcattgGTCCAGGATGTTAGAAAAGGACTTTATATTTccttataattttcttttacactCAACGTAACAGGCAGATCTGATTCAAATGGAACCACCTCTTTTTTAACCTAGTTCTCATGGTGACAAACCAATTTAGACATCCTAAAAggacaattaaattaaaaaactccTCTGTTCCAAACAAGATAATATCAATTACTTTGGTtccaaaatataacaaaaaaatagagaataatCGTGGAATTAAGAAATTTACCTGAGGAGGCCCCTGCACCACGACCACAAATGGAGGCAGCTCGCCATAAGAGCGATCGATAACAGGAAGATGAAGCCTACGTTGTTCTTTTTCAACGGCACGCGATTGCAAACGCTTCGCTTTTGCATTGGAACGAAAAGCAAATGCCTAATATATA
This genomic window from Gossypium raimondii isolate GPD5lz chromosome 10, ASM2569854v1, whole genome shotgun sequence contains:
- the LOC105776989 gene encoding uncharacterized protein LOC105776989 isoform X2 is translated as MAMDSGADGQSHKAHRSRHSGASAKKKTKAKNKDQNSDQKQQNPKAFAFRSNAKAKRLQSRAVEKEQRRLHLPVIDRSYGELPPFVVVVQGPPQVGKSLLIKTLVKHYTKHNLPDVRGPITIVSGKQRRLQFVECPNDINGMIDAAKFADLALLLIDGSYGFEMETFEFLNILQVHGFPKVMGVLTHLDKFKDVKKLKKTKQRLKHRFWTEIYDGAKLFYLSGLIHGKYPKREVHNLARFISVMKFPPLSWRTSHPYILVDRFEDVTPPERMQMNSKCDRNVTLYGYLRGCNLKKGTKIHIAGVGDFSLAGVTGLSDPCPLPSAAKKKGLRDKEKLFYAPMSGLGDLLYDKDAVYININDHFVQYSKVDEMGGTTNKGNKRDVGEALVKSLQTIKNPIDEKLEKSKISLFSQNPNSSLEAEDHNRDSDEAPKLIRDIEPLKQYQSNGEEDESEFDLDSSESSDQDEGVPEVAMLKSEGRNFEEGNADASERLGRVKEQFEFHNGRKRRKAIFGDGVDHSNLKSTDEENEGDEDDDDDDDDNDEGENDRSNEDNESCSGSEFSDGDEEDLKSEDGMGNISKWRASLVERASKKQNINLMQLVYGKSASTSNTSANEVKDDSENEESDEDEFFKPKGQRAKNSIEGLDGGNINTEDCSKSTKFSELKNWKEEEVYESIRDRFVTGDWSKGALRNQMLEAKTEEDDMDGDFEDLETGEKQSHQKDDSSNGGIQKEDDAIEERRLKKLALRAKFDAHYDGSESPEEETDVQNGGKFHHSQANDSGYYDKLKEEIELQKQINIAELEDLDETTRLEIEGFRTGMYLRLEVHDVPFEMIEYFDPCHPILVGGIGLGEENVGYMQTRLKRHRWHKKVLKTRDPIIVSIGWRRYQTTPVYAIEDQNGRHRMLKYTPEHMHCLAMFWGPLAPPKTGVLAVQNLSNNQAAFRIIATAYVLEFNHAARIVKKIKLVGYPCKIFKKTALIKDMFTSDLEVARFEGAAIRTVSGIRGQVKKAAKEEIGNQPKKKGGQAREGIARCTFEDRILMSDIVFLRAWTQVEVPQFYNPLTTSLQPRQKTWLGMKTVAELRREHNLSIPVNKDSFYKPIERKARKFNTLVIPKALQADLPFESKPKNIPHRKRPLLEDRRAVVMEPHERKVHALVQHLQLIRNDKMKKRKLKEEQKRKEVEAQRAKDEQVLRKRRREERQERYREQDKLKKKIRRHVEA
- the LOC105776989 gene encoding uncharacterized protein LOC105776989 isoform X1 translates to MAMDSGADGQSHKAHRSRHSGASAKKKTKAKNKDQNSDQKQQNPKAFAFRSNAKAKRLQSRAVEKEQRRLHLPVIDRSYGELPPFVVVVQGPPQVGKSLLIKTLVKHYTKHNLPDVRGPITIVSGKQRRLQFVECPNDINGMIDAAKFADLALLLIDGSYGFEMETFEFLNILQVHGFPKVMGVLTHLDKFKDVKKLKKTKQRLKHRFWTEIYDGAKLFYLSGLIHGKYPKREVHNLARFISVMKFPPLSWRTSHPYILVDRFEDVTPPERMQMNSKCDRNVTLYGYLRGCNLKKGTKIHIAGVGDFSLAGVTGLSDPCPLPSAAKKKGLRDKEKLFYAPMSGLGDLLYDKDAVYININDHFVQYSKVDEMGGTTNKGNKRDVGEALVKSLQTIKNPIDEKLEKSKISLFSQNPNSSLEAEDHNRDSDEAPKLIRDIEPLKQYQSNGEEDESEFDLDSSESSDQDEGVPEVAMLKSEGRNFEEGNADASERLGRVKEQFEFHNGRKRRKAIFGDGVDHSNLKSTDEENEGDEDDDDDDDDNDEGENDRSNEDNESCSGSEFSDGDEEDLKSEEDGMGNISKWRASLVERASKKQNINLMQLVYGKSASTSNTSANEVKDDSENEESDEDEFFKPKGQRAKNSIEGLDGGNINTEDCSKSTKFSELKNWKEEEVYESIRDRFVTGDWSKGALRNQMLEAKTEEDDMDGDFEDLETGEKQSHQKDDSSNGGIQKEDDAIEERRLKKLALRAKFDAHYDGSESPEEETDVQNGGKFHHSQANDSGYYDKLKEEIELQKQINIAELEDLDETTRLEIEGFRTGMYLRLEVHDVPFEMIEYFDPCHPILVGGIGLGEENVGYMQTRLKRHRWHKKVLKTRDPIIVSIGWRRYQTTPVYAIEDQNGRHRMLKYTPEHMHCLAMFWGPLAPPKTGVLAVQNLSNNQAAFRIIATAYVLEFNHAARIVKKIKLVGYPCKIFKKTALIKDMFTSDLEVARFEGAAIRTVSGIRGQVKKAAKEEIGNQPKKKGGQAREGIARCTFEDRILMSDIVFLRAWTQVEVPQFYNPLTTSLQPRQKTWLGMKTVAELRREHNLSIPVNKDSFYKPIERKARKFNTLVIPKALQADLPFESKPKNIPHRKRPLLEDRRAVVMEPHERKVHALVQHLQLIRNDKMKKRKLKEEQKRKEVEAQRAKDEQVLRKRRREERQERYREQDKLKKKIRRHVEA